One genomic window of Borreliella garinii includes the following:
- a CDS encoding phosphoglucomutase, giving the protein MLKQYSLNMKNFKKAFDEMIFSASGFRKIFAKSKNEDSTENEIDNEDKVLIALIIFTISNYFKNESRPYIGLGLDSRPTGNIIAEITMKILITSKEKIKFFGILPITEILACIKKSKDSKGFIYISASHNPVGYNGIKIGLNDGGVLNSAKTREIIKQIKNNSQNEKLIKHLINTLNKFDEDKAHLEYYKKTIKLEKENKNQSYEAYKSLIHEIAYENDINNKNIEILKKRILKNPIGIIAEMNGSSRINSIDKELIESLGLKIELHNDKIGIFKHNIIPEGKSLNKCKKLLQKKYIKDNSFELGYVPDCDGDRGNLVFIDKVTNTTGIIEAQKIFALVVISELSYLYYTGIKNNIAIVTNDATSLNIEKIANFFNAKVYRVEVGEANLTEMADDLRAQGFIVKISGEGSNGGCIIYPSRVRDPITTLLSIVKLLKMKELYQIWCKLSKNYYKEKYSLKDILNTTNFYSNVIVSSKKANLTNLKIENQEILKSNYENLLIKEIKRNKLFQELSIVDYEIINYEGKIQSKIRTGDASGGLKVLLKTNKEIVATLWMRISKTEPVTRVLSEVIYTKRNILLKLLEFNKRLIKKANLL; this is encoded by the coding sequence ATGCTTAAACAATATTCACTTAACATGAAGAATTTTAAAAAAGCTTTTGATGAGATGATATTTTCTGCTTCGGGATTTAGAAAAATTTTTGCAAAATCAAAAAATGAAGATTCAACAGAAAATGAAATAGACAATGAAGATAAAGTGTTAATAGCGCTAATAATCTTCACAATATCAAATTATTTTAAAAATGAATCCAGACCCTATATTGGATTAGGATTAGATTCAAGACCAACTGGTAACATTATTGCAGAAATAACAATGAAAATATTAATAACAAGCAAAGAAAAGATTAAGTTTTTTGGCATACTCCCAATAACTGAAATTTTAGCTTGTATAAAAAAAAGCAAAGATTCAAAAGGCTTCATTTACATCTCTGCAAGCCATAATCCAGTAGGTTACAATGGAATAAAAATAGGATTAAACGATGGTGGCGTACTAAATTCTGCAAAAACTCGGGAAATAATAAAACAAATTAAAAATAATAGCCAAAATGAAAAGTTAATAAAGCATTTAATTAATACTCTGAATAAATTTGATGAAGATAAAGCACATTTAGAATATTATAAAAAAACAATAAAATTGGAAAAAGAAAACAAAAACCAATCTTACGAAGCCTATAAATCATTAATACATGAAATAGCATATGAAAATGATATTAACAATAAAAATATCGAAATTTTAAAGAAAAGAATATTAAAAAATCCAATTGGAATAATAGCAGAAATGAATGGAAGCTCTAGAATCAATTCAATAGATAAAGAATTGATAGAATCTTTGGGATTGAAAATAGAATTACATAATGACAAAATAGGCATTTTTAAGCATAATATTATTCCTGAAGGAAAATCTTTAAATAAATGTAAAAAGCTACTACAAAAAAAATATATAAAAGACAATTCTTTTGAACTGGGATATGTACCGGATTGTGATGGAGATAGGGGTAATCTAGTGTTTATAGACAAAGTCACAAACACTACAGGCATTATCGAAGCACAAAAAATATTTGCACTTGTAGTAATTTCAGAGCTTAGCTATCTTTATTATACAGGAATAAAAAATAACATAGCAATAGTAACCAATGATGCAACATCTCTAAATATTGAAAAAATTGCAAATTTTTTCAACGCCAAAGTTTACAGAGTAGAAGTTGGAGAAGCCAATCTAACAGAAATGGCAGATGATTTAAGAGCCCAGGGATTTATTGTAAAAATCTCAGGAGAGGGATCAAATGGGGGTTGCATAATATATCCTTCAAGGGTAAGAGATCCAATTACCACTCTGCTTAGTATCGTAAAATTATTAAAAATGAAAGAACTTTATCAAATATGGTGCAAATTGTCCAAAAACTACTATAAAGAAAAATACAGCTTAAAAGATATTTTAAATACAACAAATTTTTATAGCAATGTAATAGTATCATCCAAGAAAGCCAATTTAACAAATCTCAAAATAGAAAACCAAGAAATTTTAAAAAGCAATTACGAAAATTTATTGATTAAAGAAATAAAACGCAACAAGTTGTTTCAAGAATTATCAATAGTTGATTATGAAATCATTAACTACGAAGGCAAAATACAATCTAAGATTAGAACAGGAGATGCCTCGGGTGGATTAAAGGTATTATTAAAAACTAATAAAGAAATCGTTGCAACCTTATGGATGAGAATCTCAAAAACAGAACCAGTAACAAGGGTGCTTAGCGAGGTTATTTATACAAAAAGAAATATTTTGCTCAAGCTATTAGAATTTAATAAAAGATTAATAAAAAAGGCAAACCTACTATAA